A stretch of Streptomyces vietnamensis DNA encodes these proteins:
- a CDS encoding magnesium and cobalt transport protein CorA, which yields MIVDCAHYRDGRRQHEGAMPLEQAAARCRMGGFVWLGMFEPGPEELSRVREVFGLHELAVEDARTFHLRPKAEQYEDGTELIILRTARYDDEREEIDTGEISVFLAEHFVITVRQGVASELHEARSRLESRPELLKAGSTSTLWAIFDQVVDSYAPVVEELERDIEQIEATVFSGAVAPTERIYFLRREATDFYRAVHPLLAVLGRRLQPGKSPSALLPYIRDVHDHLLLVNEEVAAQRDLLTTVLEANIAVISVEQNKINLRQSATMERLTILASVFLPLSFVVGFFGQNFDWLVGHISGFAAFLVLTVCGLLLPCLMFYLWLRRRRSHPPPLMAEVPPVVRRRAETPTE from the coding sequence ATGATCGTCGACTGCGCACATTACCGGGACGGGCGCCGGCAGCACGAGGGCGCGATGCCGCTGGAGCAGGCGGCCGCGCGCTGCAGGATGGGCGGCTTCGTCTGGCTGGGCATGTTCGAGCCGGGCCCCGAGGAGCTGAGCCGGGTCCGTGAGGTCTTCGGCCTGCACGAGCTCGCCGTCGAGGACGCCCGGACGTTCCACCTGCGGCCGAAGGCCGAGCAGTACGAGGACGGCACGGAACTGATCATCCTGCGCACGGCACGCTATGACGACGAACGAGAGGAGATCGACACCGGCGAGATCAGCGTCTTCCTCGCCGAACACTTCGTGATCACCGTGCGCCAGGGCGTCGCGAGCGAGCTGCACGAAGCCCGGAGCCGGCTCGAAAGCCGCCCCGAACTGCTGAAGGCCGGCAGCACCTCCACGCTGTGGGCCATCTTCGACCAGGTGGTCGACAGCTACGCGCCGGTCGTCGAGGAGCTAGAACGCGACATCGAGCAGATCGAGGCCACCGTGTTCTCCGGGGCGGTCGCCCCGACCGAGAGGATCTACTTCCTGCGCCGCGAGGCGACGGACTTCTACCGCGCCGTGCACCCCCTGCTCGCCGTGCTCGGCCGGCGCCTGCAGCCCGGCAAGTCGCCATCCGCGCTCCTGCCGTACATCCGCGACGTCCACGACCACCTGCTGCTCGTCAACGAGGAGGTCGCCGCCCAGCGCGACCTGCTGACCACCGTCCTGGAAGCGAACATCGCGGTCATCTCCGTCGAACAGAACAAGATCAACCTTCGGCAGAGCGCCACGATGGAGCGGCTCACCATCCTCGCCAGCGTGTTCCTCCCGCTGTCCTTCGTGGTCGGCTTCTTCGGGCAGAACTTCGACTGGCTGGTCGGCCACATCAGCGGCTTCGCGGCGTTCCTCGTCCTCACCGTCTGCGGACTGCTGCTGCCGTGCCTGATGTTCTACCTCTGGCTGCGCCGCCGCCGCAGCCACCCGCCACCCCTGATGGCCGAGGTGCCCCCCGTCGTACGGCGCCGGGCGGAGACCCCCACGGAGTGA
- a CDS encoding CocE/NonD family hydrolase C-terminal non-catalytic domain-containing protein has translation MPQDNPFANGSSEEFPGFPGVTVGLTAAEASRIAGRGLWAADGTVDPDVVRLAQTLTTALLSGNGDELPLPAELAAHVEEVRGLALPAYHRIEATDGIRLSAFSLRQLGPGPHPLVVVPAGWTPFGWPLFLWSYLSLARRGYHVLAYTPRGLGIPGLPSTSEGFVDVAGPHDWADGSAVIDFAHEHLAPSVIGFLGESYGSGISQLVAAHDDRVAAVVALSTWGNLATSLYDHDTRHLAAVKALLALTGGPVETKFDPANQEILADFLADRNLDGVVEWGRLRAPESYLHLTNDNETPTFFSNTWHEGLFAVNQLLETFNGLDVPKRLNLWIGDHAAPEGPGLIGTEPGRVNVPMAEAYAWLDHHLKGERNGVEDWAQVCNQVMFTYVTEPVPDPGTGEPTGENRIVEEAFREDSADWSRVTTGVEVLGLTGDGAGGTDGRLLPAGETTDPSEVTGWRRAFLAGVDTEATVMDALMKTGREERAGNPKTYDTRKIDRRHALVWTTAPLTAPEGEGTAGRRVRGIPRLRLTVRSTAASACLIAHLFDVAEDDTARIVTHEPLNVYGLTPEQDRTVTWELQAAAYDIAAGHRLMLVVDSKDPLYGDASVTWTQTVVSSPEGAPAFLELPLG, from the coding sequence GTGCCCCAGGACAACCCCTTCGCCAACGGATCGTCCGAAGAATTCCCCGGCTTCCCGGGCGTCACGGTGGGTCTCACCGCCGCCGAGGCCTCCCGCATCGCCGGCCGCGGCCTCTGGGCCGCCGACGGAACCGTCGACCCCGACGTCGTCCGGCTCGCCCAGACCCTCACCACCGCCCTCCTGAGCGGAAACGGCGATGAGCTTCCGCTCCCCGCCGAACTCGCCGCGCACGTCGAGGAGGTACGCGGCCTGGCCCTGCCCGCGTACCACCGCATCGAGGCCACGGACGGCATCCGGCTCTCCGCCTTCAGCCTCCGGCAGCTCGGCCCCGGCCCGCACCCGCTGGTCGTCGTCCCGGCCGGCTGGACCCCCTTCGGCTGGCCGCTGTTCCTCTGGTCGTACCTCTCCCTCGCCCGCCGCGGCTACCACGTCCTCGCCTACACACCCCGCGGCCTCGGCATCCCCGGACTGCCCTCCACCTCCGAGGGCTTCGTCGACGTCGCCGGACCCCACGACTGGGCCGACGGCTCCGCCGTCATCGACTTCGCGCACGAGCACCTCGCCCCGAGCGTGATCGGCTTCCTCGGCGAGTCCTACGGCTCCGGCATCAGCCAGCTCGTCGCCGCCCACGACGACCGCGTCGCCGCCGTCGTCGCGCTCAGCACCTGGGGCAACCTCGCCACCAGCCTCTACGACCACGACACCCGCCACCTCGCGGCCGTGAAGGCCCTCCTCGCGCTCACCGGCGGCCCGGTGGAGACCAAGTTCGACCCGGCCAACCAGGAGATCCTGGCCGACTTCCTGGCCGACCGGAACCTCGACGGGGTCGTCGAATGGGGCCGGCTGCGCGCCCCCGAGTCGTACCTCCACCTCACCAACGACAACGAGACCCCCACCTTCTTCTCGAACACCTGGCACGAGGGGCTCTTCGCCGTCAACCAGCTCCTGGAGACCTTCAACGGCCTCGACGTCCCCAAGCGGCTCAACCTCTGGATCGGCGACCACGCCGCCCCCGAGGGCCCGGGGCTCATCGGCACGGAGCCCGGCAGGGTCAACGTCCCCATGGCCGAGGCGTACGCCTGGCTCGACCACCACCTCAAGGGCGAGCGCAACGGGGTGGAGGACTGGGCGCAGGTCTGCAACCAGGTGATGTTCACGTACGTCACCGAACCCGTCCCGGACCCCGGAACCGGCGAGCCGACCGGCGAGAACCGGATCGTCGAGGAGGCGTTCCGGGAGGACAGCGCCGACTGGAGCCGGGTCACCACCGGCGTCGAGGTCCTCGGCCTCACCGGCGACGGCGCGGGCGGCACCGACGGCCGGCTCCTCCCCGCGGGCGAGACCACGGACCCCTCGGAGGTCACGGGCTGGCGCCGCGCGTTCCTCGCGGGCGTGGACACCGAGGCCACCGTCATGGACGCGCTCATGAAGACCGGCCGGGAGGAACGGGCCGGCAACCCCAAGACCTACGACACCCGCAAGATCGACCGCAGGCACGCCCTCGTCTGGACCACCGCGCCGCTCACCGCCCCGGAGGGCGAGGGCACGGCCGGCCGCCGGGTCCGGGGCATCCCGAGGCTGCGCCTCACGGTCCGCTCCACGGCCGCCTCCGCCTGCCTCATCGCCCACCTCTTCGACGTCGCCGAGGACGACACGGCCCGGATCGTCACCCACGAGCCGCTCAACGTGTACGGGCTGACGCCCGAGCAGGACCGCACCGTGACCTGGGAGCTCCAGGCCGCCGCGTACGACATCGCCGCCGGGCACCGGCTGATGCTGGTCGTCGACAGCAAGGACCCGCTGTACGGGGACGCCTCCGTCACCTGGACGCAGACCGTCGTCAGCTCCCCGGAGGGCGCACCGGCCTTCCTGGAACTGCCGCTGGGCTGA
- a CDS encoding NtaA/DmoA family FMN-dependent monooxygenase (This protein belongs to a clade of FMN-dependent monooxygenases, within a broader family of flavin-dependent oxidoreductases, the luciferase-like monooxygenase (LMM) family, some of whose members use coenzyme F420 rather than FMN.) — MTRADANDVPRPDAQLHFGVFFQGVNHWTIWSDPSSGSQIDPATFLRVARTAERGLFDAFFLGDGLRLRESEGGIHELDVAGRPDSIVQLSALAAATERIGLVSTSNTTFNEPGDLARRLAGLDLLSGGRAGWNVVTTHNAWTGENFRRGGFLDHADRYRRAEEFLSLARAVWNGWAEGAVAGSADARSWSVPGAVGRVRSRTDLFDVDLAPTLPRSAQGHPVIFQAGDSGEGRDFAARNADVIFSAHGTDFDDALAFAEDIRRRLRAAGRPEDALRILPGTEIIIGATEKEAEEKARWVRLGQVTPQVALGIASRLWGFDLSGRDADGPLPAEDPVVAAYDGKFGTRQLGETLDTVAEWRAKADANGWSLRETVIELGPQRGHVGTPAGLAEKFARFVRHGAIDGFNVSPYLVPDGLDDIVELLVPELQERGVYRTAYTGTTLREHLGLAPVA, encoded by the coding sequence ATGACCCGCGCCGATGCGAACGACGTCCCGCGCCCGGACGCCCAGCTGCACTTCGGGGTGTTCTTCCAGGGCGTCAACCACTGGACGATCTGGTCGGACCCGTCCAGCGGCTCCCAGATCGACCCGGCGACCTTCCTGCGGGTGGCCAGGACCGCCGAACGCGGGCTGTTCGACGCCTTCTTCCTCGGGGACGGGCTGCGGCTGCGCGAGTCGGAGGGCGGCATCCACGAGCTGGACGTCGCAGGCCGCCCGGACTCGATCGTCCAGCTGTCGGCGCTCGCCGCCGCGACCGAGCGGATCGGTCTCGTCTCCACCTCCAACACCACCTTCAACGAGCCCGGCGACCTCGCCCGGCGGCTCGCCGGTCTCGATCTGCTCTCGGGCGGCCGGGCCGGCTGGAACGTGGTGACCACCCACAACGCCTGGACCGGCGAGAACTTCCGGCGGGGCGGGTTCCTCGACCACGCCGACCGCTACCGGCGCGCCGAGGAGTTCCTCTCCCTCGCGCGCGCCGTGTGGAACGGCTGGGCGGAGGGCGCGGTCGCCGGTTCCGCCGACGCCCGCTCCTGGTCGGTGCCGGGTGCGGTGGGACGCGTACGGTCGCGGACCGACCTGTTCGACGTCGATCTGGCGCCGACCCTGCCGCGCAGCGCTCAGGGCCATCCGGTGATCTTCCAGGCGGGCGACTCCGGCGAGGGCCGGGACTTCGCGGCCCGCAACGCGGACGTGATCTTCTCCGCGCACGGTACGGACTTCGACGACGCGCTCGCCTTCGCCGAGGACATCCGGCGCCGGCTGCGGGCGGCCGGACGGCCGGAGGACGCCCTGCGGATCCTGCCCGGCACGGAGATCATCATCGGGGCCACCGAGAAGGAGGCGGAGGAGAAGGCCCGCTGGGTCCGCCTCGGGCAGGTCACGCCCCAGGTCGCACTGGGCATCGCGAGCCGGCTGTGGGGCTTCGACCTGTCCGGGCGGGACGCGGACGGGCCCCTGCCCGCCGAGGACCCGGTGGTCGCCGCGTACGACGGGAAGTTCGGCACCCGCCAGCTGGGCGAGACCCTGGACACGGTGGCCGAGTGGCGGGCGAAGGCCGACGCCAACGGCTGGTCGCTGCGCGAGACGGTCATCGAGCTCGGTCCGCAGCGCGGTCACGTCGGCACCCCGGCCGGGCTCGCGGAGAAGTTCGCCCGGTTCGTCCGGCACGGGGCGATCGACGGCTTCAACGTCTCGCCGTACCTGGTGCCGGACGGACTCGACGACATCGTCGAGCTGCTCGTGCCGGAGCTCCAGGAGCGGGGCGTGTACCGGACGGCGTACACGGGGACGACGCTCCGGGAGCATCTGGGGCTCGCGCCGGTGGCGTGA
- a CDS encoding LLM class flavin-dependent oxidoreductase: protein MPRPALHLAVEIDGDGAHPAAWRRAAHSPGELLTPRRLAGVAAVAENAGFTLVTLDDSILPPGPVNGPASDPVGRIGAVERAAFVAASTSVLGVAPVVATTYAEPFHVSSQLASLDHVSAGRAGWVVGVEEDPAAARAWGRPVVEGADALAREARDGLRVVRDLWDSWEDDAVIRSVATSRYLDRSRLHAIDFTGETYSVKGPSIVPRPPQGRPVVLARPGLVPAGLADVALVGGATPAEAGEAAAAAGAPLAFAEIEVALDTPGETARERIADLERYAPWEGGPDRLRYTGSAAGLVDLLTELGGHVDGVRLRPLVLDEDLAVLSRLVLPELFVRRIAARPLPGTTLRTSLGLPRPLSRFTTDAAAALVEEETR from the coding sequence ATGCCCCGCCCTGCCCTGCACCTGGCCGTCGAGATCGACGGCGACGGTGCCCATCCGGCCGCGTGGCGCCGTGCCGCGCACTCCCCCGGCGAACTGCTGACCCCGCGTCGACTCGCCGGGGTCGCGGCCGTCGCCGAGAACGCCGGGTTCACCCTGGTCACCCTGGACGACTCGATCCTGCCGCCCGGCCCCGTGAACGGCCCCGCGAGCGACCCCGTCGGACGGATCGGCGCGGTGGAGCGGGCCGCGTTCGTGGCCGCTTCGACGAGCGTCCTCGGCGTGGCACCGGTCGTGGCGACCACGTACGCCGAGCCGTTCCACGTCTCCTCGCAGCTCGCCTCGCTCGACCACGTCTCGGCCGGCCGGGCCGGCTGGGTGGTCGGGGTCGAGGAGGATCCGGCCGCCGCCCGCGCCTGGGGGCGCCCGGTCGTCGAGGGCGCCGACGCGCTCGCCCGCGAGGCCCGTGACGGCCTCCGCGTCGTACGGGACCTGTGGGACTCGTGGGAGGACGACGCGGTGATCCGGTCGGTGGCCACCAGCCGCTACCTGGACCGCTCGCGGCTCCACGCCATCGACTTCACCGGGGAGACGTACTCCGTGAAGGGCCCGTCGATCGTGCCGCGCCCGCCGCAGGGCCGGCCCGTGGTCCTCGCCCGCCCGGGTCTCGTCCCGGCCGGTCTCGCCGATGTGGCGCTGGTCGGCGGGGCGACGCCGGCCGAGGCGGGCGAGGCGGCCGCGGCCGCCGGCGCGCCCCTCGCCTTCGCCGAGATCGAGGTCGCCCTCGACACCCCGGGCGAGACGGCCCGGGAGCGGATCGCCGACCTGGAGCGGTACGCCCCCTGGGAAGGCGGCCCGGACCGGCTGCGGTACACCGGTTCCGCCGCCGGTCTGGTGGACCTCCTCACGGAGCTCGGCGGACACGTCGACGGGGTGCGACTGCGGCCGCTCGTCCTCGACGAGGACCTGGCGGTGCTCTCCCGGCTCGTCCTGCCCGAGCTGTTCGTGCGGCGGATCGCCGCCCGTCCGCTGCCGGGCACCACCCTGCGCACCTCCCTGGGCCTCCCCCGGCCCCTCAGCCGCTTCACGACCGACGCTGCCGCCGCGCTCGTCGAGGAGGAGACCCGATGA
- a CDS encoding alpha/beta hydrolase family protein, translated as MIRFTRAAAAAVLVCSLALPAGVATAAAPDTPSAGTAAQVVRPAVLPAPTGPYSVGSAVLPLVDRSRTDPWVPTADGRALMVTLHYPAAHPGGGRPAPYATRDEARLLAEQLGPGVSGDVLARTRTHSRTDVRPAPGRHPLVLLSPGFSVSRWTLTNLAEDLASRGYVVASVDHAYESYGISLPGGRTLTCVACTALDGGGVHGSVVTSTRAADVRYVLDRLIGAKPVWRYADVIDARHVGMAGHSIGGASAATAMAADPRIDAGINMDGAFWEDLPAEGLRGRPFLMLGTHDSTHLPGGQDSSWDRTWSALDGWKCWITVAGSEHFTFSDGPVIQRHFGLPQSELPTDRAVAVTRTYVAAFFDQHLRGIPRPVLDGPTPANPEVHFQHR; from the coding sequence ATGATCCGATTCACCAGGGCGGCCGCGGCCGCCGTACTCGTCTGCTCCCTCGCCTTACCGGCCGGCGTCGCCACGGCCGCCGCCCCGGACACGCCGAGCGCGGGAACCGCGGCCCAGGTCGTCCGGCCCGCGGTGCTGCCGGCGCCCACCGGCCCGTACTCGGTCGGCAGCGCGGTCCTGCCGCTCGTCGACCGCTCCCGTACCGATCCCTGGGTACCCACCGCCGACGGCCGCGCGCTCATGGTCACGCTCCACTACCCGGCCGCCCACCCCGGCGGCGGCCGCCCCGCCCCGTACGCCACCCGGGACGAGGCGCGGCTGCTCGCCGAGCAGCTCGGGCCCGGCGTCTCCGGCGACGTCCTCGCCCGCACGCGCACCCACAGCAGGACCGACGTCCGGCCCGCACCGGGCCGACACCCGCTGGTGCTGCTCTCGCCGGGCTTCAGCGTCTCCCGCTGGACGCTCACCAACCTCGCCGAGGACCTCGCCTCCCGCGGCTATGTCGTCGCCTCCGTCGACCACGCCTACGAGTCGTACGGGATCAGCCTCCCCGGTGGCCGCACCCTCACCTGCGTCGCCTGCACGGCCCTCGACGGGGGCGGGGTGCACGGCAGCGTCGTCACCTCGACGCGCGCCGCCGACGTGCGGTACGTCCTGGACCGGCTCATCGGGGCGAAGCCGGTGTGGCGGTACGCCGACGTGATCGACGCACGGCACGTCGGCATGGCCGGCCATTCCATCGGCGGGGCGAGCGCGGCCACCGCGATGGCGGCCGATCCGCGGATCGACGCCGGGATCAACATGGACGGCGCCTTCTGGGAGGACCTCCCGGCGGAGGGCCTGCGGGGCCGGCCGTTCCTGATGCTCGGGACGCACGACTCCACGCACCTGCCCGGCGGGCAGGACAGCAGCTGGGACCGGACGTGGAGCGCGCTCGACGGCTGGAAGTGCTGGATCACGGTCGCCGGATCGGAGCACTTCACCTTCTCCGACGGCCCCGTGATCCAACGTCACTTCGGGCTGCCCCAGTCCGAGCTGCCCACCGACCGGGCCGTCGCCGTCACCCGGACCTACGTCGCGGCCTTCTTCGACCAGCACCTGCGCGGGATCCCGCGCCCGGTCCTCGACGGCCCGACGCCCGCGAACCCGGAGGTCCACTTCCAGCACCGCTGA
- a CDS encoding nucleosidase gives MELLGEITADRPLLVLAVKEEAQFLDTELPVLLTGMGKVNAATALATVLGRGPRPSGIVNLGTAGALRTGWTGTHVVGTVLQHDLDGQLLATLTGETYGAPLALPDGGDVVLATGDAFISDEAARARLAERAPLVDMEGYALAAAAELAGVPLRIVKHVSDEAGDGAARTWRESVAECARALADWAEANTPYRS, from the coding sequence ATGGAACTCTTGGGAGAGATCACCGCCGACCGGCCCCTGCTCGTACTCGCCGTCAAGGAAGAGGCGCAGTTCCTCGACACGGAGCTGCCCGTCCTGCTGACGGGCATGGGCAAGGTGAACGCGGCCACCGCGCTCGCGACCGTGCTCGGCCGGGGGCCGCGGCCGTCCGGGATCGTGAACCTGGGGACGGCCGGGGCGCTGCGGACCGGCTGGACCGGGACGCACGTCGTCGGCACCGTGCTGCAGCACGACCTCGACGGTCAGCTGCTGGCCACGCTGACCGGCGAGACGTACGGCGCGCCGCTGGCGCTGCCGGACGGCGGTGACGTGGTCCTCGCCACCGGCGACGCGTTCATCTCGGACGAGGCGGCCCGCGCCCGGCTCGCTGAGCGGGCTCCCCTGGTCGACATGGAGGGGTACGCGCTCGCGGCGGCCGCGGAGCTCGCCGGGGTGCCGCTGCGCATCGTGAAGCACGTCAGCGACGAGGCCGGTGACGGTGCCGCGCGCACCTGGCGCGAATCTGTCGCCGAGTGCGCGCGGGCGCTGGCCGACTGGGCGGAGGCGAACACCCCGTACCGCTCCTGA
- a CDS encoding VWA domain-containing protein, with protein MAPAGAAVRLTGLVAALRAHGFGIGTGETVDAGLALEAVGFTDRERVREALAATLLHGEGQRTVFDQVFDLYFPLGGAPGSGEAYENTPADLAALRDRLAEALTAGDGAALDRLAAEAVGGFGGYGSGPESDGWSSYQTLSRLRPETLLARVRDRLRAAATAEEPEFTERLLDDEIRRRIEAFRERVRTEARRRVAERQGRDRVARRAVAGTADSVDFLLAGRAQLDELRRTVRPLARKLATRLAARRRRAARGEIDLRRTLRGSLSTGGVPVRPVLRRRRPRRPELVLLCDVSGSVAGFAQFTMLLVQALHDQFSRVRVFAFVNRVDEVTGLIARGAADPAGLGDRILAEAELTGWHGQSDYGTALGEFAERYAEAVGPRTVVFVLGDARTNGADPNLAALRLVADRARRVHWLNPEQPSLWGTGDSVAPAYAELVEMRPCRNARQLGELIGRLLPV; from the coding sequence GTGGCGCCTGCCGGGGCCGCGGTGCGGCTCACCGGGCTCGTCGCGGCACTGCGCGCGCACGGGTTCGGGATCGGCACCGGCGAGACCGTGGACGCGGGGCTCGCGCTCGAAGCGGTCGGCTTCACCGACCGGGAGCGGGTCCGGGAGGCGCTGGCGGCGACGCTGCTCCACGGGGAGGGGCAGCGCACGGTGTTCGACCAGGTCTTCGACCTGTACTTCCCGCTCGGCGGCGCTCCCGGGTCGGGCGAGGCGTACGAGAACACCCCCGCGGACCTCGCGGCGCTCCGGGACCGGCTCGCGGAGGCCCTGACGGCCGGCGACGGCGCCGCACTCGACCGGCTGGCCGCGGAGGCGGTGGGCGGGTTCGGCGGCTACGGCTCCGGCCCGGAGTCGGACGGCTGGTCCTCGTACCAGACGCTCTCCCGGCTGCGCCCCGAGACGCTGCTCGCCCGGGTGCGCGACCGGCTGCGGGCGGCGGCCACGGCCGAGGAGCCCGAGTTCACCGAGCGGCTGCTCGACGACGAGATCCGGCGGCGGATCGAGGCCTTCCGGGAGCGCGTGCGGACCGAGGCCCGGCGGCGCGTCGCCGAGCGGCAGGGCCGTGACCGGGTCGCGCGGCGGGCGGTCGCGGGGACGGCGGACAGCGTGGACTTCCTGCTTGCCGGGCGGGCGCAGCTGGACGAGCTGCGGCGTACGGTACGGCCGCTGGCGCGGAAGCTGGCCACCCGGCTGGCGGCCCGGCGGCGCCGGGCGGCGCGCGGCGAGATCGATCTGCGGCGGACGCTGCGCGGCTCGCTGTCGACCGGCGGCGTCCCGGTGCGCCCGGTCCTGCGGCGGCGCCGCCCCCGGCGTCCCGAGCTGGTCCTGCTGTGCGACGTGTCGGGGTCGGTGGCGGGCTTCGCGCAGTTCACGATGCTGCTCGTCCAGGCCTTGCACGACCAGTTCAGCCGGGTGCGGGTCTTCGCCTTCGTCAACCGGGTGGACGAGGTGACCGGGCTGATCGCGCGGGGCGCGGCGGACCCTGCGGGGCTCGGCGACCGGATCCTCGCGGAGGCGGAGCTCACGGGGTGGCACGGGCAGAGCGACTACGGGACGGCGCTCGGCGAGTTCGCCGAGCGGTACGCGGAGGCGGTCGGTCCGCGCACGGTGGTCTTCGTCCTCGGCGACGCCCGCACCAACGGTGCCGATCCCAACCTCGCGGCGCTCCGGCTCGTCGCGGACCGCGCGCGCCGGGTCCACTGGCTCAACCCCGAACAGCCCTCGCTGTGGGGCACGGGCGATTCGGTGGCCCCGGCCTACGCCGAACTCGTGGAGATGCGCCCCTGTCGCAACGCCCGCCAGCTCGGGGAGCTGATCGGCCGGCTGCTGCCGGTGTGA
- a CDS encoding AAA family ATPase, with translation MTTGFFTSVDDVAERLATTGYLTSPAVATTVFLADRLGKPLLVEGPAGVGKTELAKAVTEVTGARLVRLQCYEGVDESRALYEWNHAKQLLRITAGRGESWDETRTDIFGEEFLLPRPLLTAIRSEEPTVLLVDETDKADVEVEGLLLEVLSDFQVTVPELGTITATRRPFTVLTSNASRELSEALRRRCLFLHIGFPEEELERRIVTLKVPGLDAALAASVVRVVGALRAMDLRKVPSVSETIDWARTLLALGADRLDERVVRETLGVLLKHQEDIVKAAAKLDLDAV, from the coding sequence ATGACGACCGGATTCTTCACCTCCGTCGACGACGTCGCCGAACGGCTCGCCACGACCGGCTACCTGACGTCGCCGGCCGTCGCCACCACCGTCTTCCTCGCCGACCGGCTCGGCAAGCCGCTGCTCGTCGAGGGCCCGGCCGGCGTCGGCAAGACGGAGCTCGCCAAGGCCGTCACCGAGGTCACGGGGGCCCGCCTGGTCCGGCTGCAGTGCTACGAGGGCGTCGACGAGTCCCGCGCGCTGTACGAGTGGAACCACGCCAAGCAGCTGCTGCGGATCACGGCCGGGCGGGGCGAGTCCTGGGACGAGACGCGCACGGACATCTTCGGCGAGGAGTTCCTGCTGCCCCGGCCGCTGCTCACCGCCATCCGGTCCGAGGAGCCGACGGTGCTGCTCGTCGACGAGACCGACAAGGCCGACGTCGAGGTGGAGGGGCTGCTCCTGGAGGTGCTCAGCGACTTCCAGGTGACCGTGCCCGAGCTCGGCACGATCACGGCGACGCGGCGGCCGTTCACCGTGCTCACCTCGAACGCCAGCCGCGAGCTGTCCGAGGCGCTGCGCCGGCGCTGCCTCTTCCTGCACATCGGCTTCCCCGAGGAGGAGCTGGAACGCCGGATCGTCACCCTCAAGGTCCCCGGTCTCGACGCCGCGCTCGCCGCGTCCGTCGTACGGGTCGTGGGGGCGCTGCGGGCGATGGACCTGCGGAAGGTCCCGTCCGTGTCGGAGACGATCGACTGGGCCCGCACGCTCCTCGCGCTCGGCGCGGACCGGCTGGACGAGCGGGTCGTGCGCGAGACCCTCGGTGTCCTCCTCAAGCACCAGGAGGACATCGTGAAGGCGGCGGCCAAGCTCGACCTGGACGCGGTGTGA